Part of the Candidatus Sulfotelmatobacter sp. genome is shown below.
TTGAGGATTCAGCCAATCGCCAAAATCGTGGCCGCAATTTATGCAATATTCGGGGCCTCATTTTGGATTACGTACTGTCTTAGTAAAGCTCAGTATCTCACTTTGCCGGTCGGTCTAGTCGCGCCGATGGTCGATTTCAGTTTCAATTTCCATTTCCACCGCACTACTGACGTGATGTACAACGTGCTCCTCTTCTTGGGCACCGTTGCCGCTTATGCGCTAACGGGATGGTGACGGCGATGACACTGGTCATATGCTTTAACCTAGCAGCACGGATGCTTGGTGGCATCGACGCAGACTTTATCTCTTTCCGTGACAATCAACCCCCCGAAAGGACTTTGGGCCAATGAGGCGATAGCCCGTGTGAGCCAACCGGCGAAAATATCGCCATTTCACTCACTCGCCATCAGGCAGGGCCGAATCCCATGAGGGTTTAAAATAACGTTTTGCCTCAGTCCCTTATTCGCGCGTTCGTTGACAGCTCAGCTGATCCCAAAGTACAGGGCTACCTGCACTCGCCCGACGTATCGAACGGCAACGGCCTCGTCCTCACCCACGGTGCCGGCTCGAACGCGCAAGCCCCGCTGCTGATCGCGCTCGCCGAGATTTTTTGCGCCGCGGGATTCACCGTGCTGCGCTGCGATCTTCCTTACCGCCAGTCGCGATCCTTCGGCCCGCCCGGACCCAGCGACGCAGCGCGCGACCGCGCCGGGCTGAAGAATGCCGTCCTCGCTCTCAACAAAATCGTCACGGGCTCAATCTTTCTCGGCGGTCATTCCTACGGTGGACGTCAGTCCAGCATGCTTTGCGCCGAGCTCTCAAAGGAAGACCTCGAGTTGGTGGCAGGATTGCTGCTGTGCTCCTATCCGCTGCACCCGCCCGGAAAGCCACAACAGCAGCGCACCCAGCATCTTCCGGAGCTGCGCACGCCCACGCTTTTCGTCTCGGGCACACGCGATCCCTTCGGCTCCATCGCAGAATTAGAACAGGCAATCAAGATGATTCCGGCCAAGACGAAACTGCTACCAGTAGAGAACGCCGGTCACGACCTGGGATTTAAAGGTAAGACAAAACAAGAAGAATTGCCCAAGCGGATATTCTCCGAGTTCACCGCCTTCTTCCCACGCTGAAGGAAACCAATGTCATCCTGAACAGCGGCCGCGAGCGGAAGCCGCGGCGCTGTGAGGGACCTTACGACGGCCTGCGGTTTCGGTGCGTTTCAAAGAACTCGCGGGTGACGGCATTGCGGGAATCCTCGCTGCGTCCTTTTCTATCGATTCGGTCGTAAGGTCCTTCGGCCTGCGCTTCGCGCACGCCTCAGGATGACAAGTATGCGAGGGCGTGAATAGTTCGTCGAACGCGGAAGCGATCGAGCATCAGTTCACCCACCCCGACTTGCCCCCGCCATTGCCTTTTCGGACGTCGTCATCGGGAGGAATGTAATTTCCGTGCTCGTCGAAGTGGACCTGGCGGTTCTCGGTCTTCTGCATATACACTTCAAACTTTTTCGCCGCGCGCCGCCTCTTCCAGCGGTAGTAGGAATTGCGCAGGCCGTAGTAACGCTCCGCGAACCTGACATTCGCCATCGCCGGTTTCGGCCCACGCCGCACGTAAAGCCAGCCGAAGAGCAATCCGCCGAGGTGCGCGACATAAGCCACATTGCCGCCCCCGGCCATCGCGAAAGCCAGCGTTACTACGATCAGGATCCCCACAAAATATTTCGCTTTGATGAGGAAAGGAAACGGGATCATCATGATTTCCTGATCCCCAAACAGCATGCCGAATGCGATCAGAATCGCGAAGACGCCACCCGAGGCGCCCACCGTGGGCGTCCCTGGATTTCCCCCAAGCACGTGCGCGTAGGAAAAACCAATTGTCGTTATCGCCGCTCCGACGACGCCGAAAAAATAAAGCTCCACGAACCGCCGCGTGCCCCATGCTCCTTCGAACGCTGAACCGAACATCCACAGGCCGAGCATGTTTCCGAACCAGTGCATGAATTCGAAGTGGATAAAGCTATAGGTCACCAGTTGCCAGATCCAACCGTGTCCGACAACCTGAAGCGGAATCAGAGAAAGATAAACAATGGCAAAGCCCCGAGCCGGCAGTCCCATCAGTTCCAACAGATATCGCAGCAGGAAAATGCCCGTGTTAATTCCCAGCAGCCACGTCACCGCTTTGGTGAACGGGGGCAGACTCAAAGTCATCGGTTCGCCGGTTCGCCGCACGAATATACCTTCTCTCTATCTCCCAACCAATTCTACTTGGATGCCTCATTCCGTGGCGCGGCTTCTGCGCAAGAAGTGGGGATTTCCCCGAGGCTCCTCACCGCTCTGGCGCGATGCGTAGGATTCCGCCGAAATGGAGCATGGCTTGATGGTTTCCGTCCAGACAAATCCCACACCCAGAAGGCGATTCCCGATTCCTTGAAAAATCTCCCGTCCCCGGCTTCTCCCCCTTGACCGAACGACCGGGGAGACTCTAAATATTAACAGGAGGCTCTAATCGGCGAGGGAGGCTTTATGGTTCTATGTCCCGAATGCGAAACCAATCTTGATATCGAAGAGGACGATGTGGACGAAGGGGAAGTGATTTCATGTCCCGAGTGTGGCACCGACTTTGAAGTGATCACTGCCAGTCCGCTGGAGTTGAAAGCTGTAGAAGCAGGCTACGTAGAAGAAGAGGAAGAAGAGGTCGAGGAGAGCGAAGACGGTGAATTCTAGCTCCACGGGCTGGTTCGAAAACACGCACATCAAAAAAACGTTCGCGAAACGGTCCGCCATCGCTTTCTCTCTGCTCGCACTACTCTTGCCGAGCCTTAGCCCCGAGACTACTCTGCTCGCTGCCTCAAAGCCCAAAAGCAAACCCTATGCTCTGATCGCGGGCACGGTCTGGGGGCCTGACGATCATCCCGTTTACGGCGTCCCGGTGAAAATCCGCCGCGCCAAAGATAAGAAGCCCAAGTGGCAACTTTACTCCGACCACATGGGTGAATTCGCCCAGCGCGTTCCCGCCGGCGAGTCCGATTACATCCTCTCGGCCGATCTGAAAGGTCTCAAGACTGTCGAGGGCAAGCCGCTTCGCCTGGTCCAGGAAGTTACCGTCCACATCTACAACGACGAACGCGAAGACACCGGATTGCATCTAACTTTTTAATGCTGGTCTGCTAATGTCGATGTGCTCATGGTCTGGGCCGTTAGGCGCATGCTCCCCGGGCGCATGCCGTGAGACAATAGCTCCAGCATGAATCGCGAACGCTTCGTCCTGAACTTTTTGGTTATTGCCTGCACGTTGATACTGGCTTTGCCGGCCATCTCTGGTGCGCCACCGGACAAGAAGGACAAGGCTGTCGGGCGCTTGCTGTTCGGAAAAGTGCTCGATTCGCAGGATAACCCTCTTCCCGATGCCATCGTTTACGTGACCAACACGCGTACTCGTTCGGTAAAGACTTACATCGTGGGCGCCGACGGCACGTACCGATTTCCGGCCCTCTCCACTGCCGTCGACTACGAGGTTTACGCGCAGTACAAAGGCAAAAAGAGCGATGCCAAATCGGTCAGCCAGTTCGACGATCGTCCCCAAGTGTACCTCGATCTTAAGGTCAATCTTAAGTAGCGATCCCGGTTTTTCCCGCAACTTTTCGTCCCTGCGGTGTTGAATATAGGTAGGGATATCTGTCTGGAGGAAATCGTGAACCGATCGCATTTGTTTTGCAAGGCCACTCGTGCCCCTAAGTCTGTAATTGCTGTGCTGGCCGGCCTGACGCTTTTTGCCGCTTCCGCTTTGGCTCAAAATGGCGCCATGAGCCCTTATCAGGGTGAAAATGACGGCGTGAGCGCCGGCGGCAATTGGATGGAGTTCAAATCGGAAGACAAGATGACGGGCGCCAAGAAAGTCCGCTTCGAATTGCTTTCGAACAACTACCTCAAGGAAGATCCCGACTACAAACCACGTGTGGAAATGATCTGTACCGACGGCAAGTACTCCTACGCCGATTTCAACCCCGGCGCCCGTCTTGGACGCCCCGACTATCCTGGCTTCTGGGGCCAGCCAAAAATGGAAGTCCGGGTCCGCATCGACGGATACCATGAAAATAAGGGCTGGAACTGGGTTCGCGGCCGTTTCCTCTCCATGGATAAGGGCACAATCCGTGGCGCAATCGGCGCCCAGGTATTCAATGTGGAAATTAAAACCCGGACCGGTTACGCGATCGCAGAGTTCTCGCCCGCAGGCCTCAATCTGGATGAAGTGAAGCACGCCTGCGACCTGACCCCGCACAAGCCCTGAGCCACTGTCCAGATCGCACAGTTCATGTGGAATGAGGGTCGCCGTCCCCCGAGAGTCTGCCTTGAGCAAAGTCGAAGGGCGAAGCCGAGCGCCAGTATTCCAGACGGCCCCGCTTCGCCTCCGCTCCACCGCTTAGGCCGCTTTATACCCTTCCGAACTTGTTTCATATTCATTCGGCTGCTTGGCAGTTTTCTCAGAATTGGCGGACAATGAGTTGGTGAAGGAAACTCTGGAAGCGATCAACCGGATGCAGGCGGATGACATTATCGGAAGATATGCCATCGGAGGAGCTGTGGGAGCGACGTTTTATCTAGAGCCCGCCGCTACGGTTGACTTAGATATTTTCGTCACGCTCCCGACGGCGTCCGGCGGATTGCTGCTCAGCTTGGCTCCGATCTACGACTACCTCAAGTCGCACGGCGGCAAGGTTGAAGATGAATACATCGTGATCGGCGGCTGGCCAGTTCAGTTTCTTCCGCCTAGCAGCCAGTTGGAACAGGAAGCTATCGCAGAGGCTGTTAGGACGGAAGTCGAGGGCGTCCCTACTTGGGTGATGTCTGCCGAACACCTGATTGCCATCGCTCTGCGGACTGGCCGATCGAAGGATCACAACCGAATTCTGCAGTTCGTCGAACAGGGCGCAGTTAATCGAGAAGCACTGCACAGCATTCTTGAATGCTACGGGCTGAATTCGAAGTGGAGCCAGTTTGAACGCAAATATTTGGACGGGACAAAATGAGTAAACCGAAGATGCGCGCCCGGATGGCCGCGCTCAGCTTCACCGAGAAGATAAAGATTCTCGAAAAGCTCCGTGACCGCAGCTTAGCGATTGCTGCCAGCGGACTAAGGCGCCAGGTAGAGATGGACGCCAGCACGAAAGATTCTTTCCGGAAAGAGCCGCCTGCAAATGATTAAGCTCTACAAAGACGGCCGCTACTTGGGAAGCATGGAGCGCCGCCAGCGAAGTCACGATTCATAGACAGCGTGGGCGAGAATGGCGAGACGCGCCACATTCCGATACGAAGCGGAGAAAATTCAAACAGCATCATTGAACGTGAAGCGAAAAAACCCAAAGCGGAAGGGTATTGGAAAGTCCCGGCCAGCAAGCTGCAGGGACTTGTCATCCAATATCCGATCGATGGAATGGGAGACGTTAACGATCTCGACAAAACGCGTCAAAGTTGAAGGACTCATGAACGAGTGCCTGGGTTGGAAGGGGCTCGGACATTGCGATGGTGGAGATATCGGGAGTGGAACGATGAACATCTTCTGCTTCGTCGTCGATGCGAAGACTGCGGCGTCGCACGTAGTGGAGGAACTAAAGGCGAATGGAGTCATCAAAGGCGCCCTTTGTTGCGATCGGCGAGAAAACAAATGTTGTTTGGCCTGATGATTTCAAAGGAACGTTTTCGATTTGACACGCATCAGAAATCTAGCCGGCTATGATCGGGAGGTAAGATGCCAATCCGATGGGACAAATTCACCGTCAAAGCGCAGGAAGCCGTACAGCGCGCCAGCCAGCTAGCCTCCGAGCATGGCAATCCCGAGCTCCGCCCGATTCATCTGCTTGCAGCTTTGCTCGAAGACAAAGAAGGCATCGTTCCGCCGGTGCTCGAAAAAATCGGCATTGGCCCGCAAGCCGTGCTCAGCGAGGTTTATCGCGAACTCGACAAACTCCCCAAAGTTTCCGGCGAAGCGGCGCAAGCGACATTCTCCACCGAAGTCAACAAGCTGCTCGAGCAGGCCTTCAAAGAAGCGGCCAACTTTAAAGACGAATATGTTTCCACCGAGCATCTCCTGCTGGCCATCACGCACCTCAAGCGTGACATCGCGCAGCAGATTCTCGCCCAGCACGGCGCTACCTACGACGCGATCCTGAAAGCGCTGACCGTCGTCCGCGGCTCGCAGAAAGTTACCGACCAGAATCCCGAAGCCAAATATCAGGCATTGGAACGCTATGCCCGCGACCTGACCGAGCAGGCTCGCCGCGGCAAGCTCGACCCTGTCATCGGACGCGACGAAGAAATCCGCCGCGTCGTCCAGGTGCTCTCGCGCCGTACGAAAAATAATCCCGTGCTCATCGGCGAGCCCGGTGTCGGCAAGACCGCCATTGTCGAGGGCCTCGCCCAGAGAATCATCTCCGGCGACGTGCCCGAAGTCCTCAAGAACAAGCGCGTGGTCGCGCTCGATCTGGGCGCGATGCTCGCGGGCGCGAAATATCGCGGAGAATTTGAAGACCGGCTCAAAGCGGTGCTCAAGGAAATTGAAGACTCGCAAGGCCAGATCGTTCTCTTCATCGACGAACTGCATACGCTGGTGGGTGCGGGCGCATCTGAAGGAGCCATCGACGCCTCCAACATGCTCAAGCCGGCGCTGGCTCGCGGCGAACTGCGCGCCATCGGTGCTACCACGCTCAACGAATACCGCAAGTACATCGAAAAAGACGCAGCCCTCGAACGCCGCTTTCAGATCGTCTTCGTCGGCGAGCCTAACGTCGAAGACACCATCTCGATTCTTCGTGGCCTGAAAGAAAAATACGAAGTGCATCACGGCGTCCGCATCAAAGACTCCGCCATCGTCGCCGCGGCTACGCTCTCTCACCGCTACATCACCGACCGCTTCCTGCCCGACAAGGCCATCGACTTGATCGACGAAGCGGCCTCCTCGCTGCGCATCCAGATCGACTCGCTGCCTACCGAGATCGATCAACTCGATCGCAAGGCCACGCAGCTCGAAATCGAAAAGCAGGCGCTGAAGAAAGAAGACGACGTATATTCCCGCGAACGGCTGGCGATCATCGAAAAGGAACTCGCCGAAATTCGCGAGAAATCCAATACGCTGAAGGCGAACTGGAAAAAAGAAAAAGATCTCATCGCCCGCGTTCGCGCCCTGAAAGAGCAAATTGAAAAGCTAAGAGTTGAAGAACAATCCGAGCTGCGCAAGGGCAATAACGAGCGCGTCGCCGAAGTTCGTTTTGGCCTGATCCCGCAGGCCGAGCAGGAGCTCGCCCGGCTCAGCAAACAAATGGAAAGCCAGGGCGGCCAGCGCATGCTCAAGGAAGAAGTCGACGAAGAGGATGTCGCCCGCATCGTCTCCAAATGGACCGGCATCCCCGTTTCGAAAATGCTCGAAGGCGAAGTAAAAAAGCTGGTCACCATGGAAGATCGCCTGCGCCAGCGCGTGGTCGGTCAGGACGCGGCTCTGGAGCGCGTAGCCAACGCAATACGCCGTTCCCGCGCGGGACTGAGCGATCCCAAACGCCCTATCGGCTCCTTCATCTTTCTAGGGCCCACCGGCGTGGGCAAAACCGAACTCGCCCGCGCGCTCGCCGAATTTCTGTTCGACGACGAGCGCGCTCTCCTTCGCATCGACATGTCCGAATACATGGAGAAGCACTCGGTCGCCCGACTGATCGGCGCACCTCCCGGCTACGTCGGCTACGAAGAAGGCGGACAACTCACCGAACAGGTCCGTCGCCGTCCCTATGCGGTCGTGTTGTTCGACGAAATCGAAAAGGCGCATCCCGACGTCTTCAACATCCTGTTGCAAATCATGGACGATGGCCGCCTGACCGACGGCAAAGGTCGCGTCGTCGATTTCAAGAACACAATTCTGATCATGACCTCGAACATCGGCTCGGCTTTCCTGCAAGGCGAAGGCGAGCGCTCAGAGCAGCAATTCGAAGATGCCTCGAAGCAAGTTTTGCAGGCTCTGCACGCGAGCTTCAGGCCGGAGTTCCTGAACCGCGTCGACGACATCATCGTCTTCCGTCCGCTCGGCAAGGAACAACTGGTGCACATCATCGAATTGCGCCTCGAAGACGTCCGCCGCCTGCTCGCCGATCGCAAGATTTCGCTCGAGCTAACCGACGCCGCGAAAGACTTGCTCTTCACGCAAGGCTACGATCCCAACTTCGGAGCTCGCCCTTTGAAGCGCGCGATTCAAAAACTGGTGCAGGATCCTCTGGCCATGAAGATCCTCGACGGCGAAGTCCTGCACGGCGACCACATCGTGGTCGACGCCGACAAAAGAATCGGCAAGATGAAATTCGAAGTCAGCAAGAGAGTAGGCGAGACCGCCGAAGCAAAGCGTTAAAGGGTGTGGGAGGTGGGGGTTTTGATTGTGTGGGCCCGGGTCTCAGACCCGGACAGGTCGAGCAAAGCTCGACGGCCTATTTGCCTCCGAATCGGTCCGTCACCGCAGGTGCATGAGGAACGGCCGACGGAGCCACTCTCTTTGAAGCGAAGGCCTCAATTATAGATGGAGCCATCAGATAGCACGCCGCGACTGCTCGCAGCACAATCTCCAGGCAAACAGCCAGCGTTCGCCAGCCGAAGTGTACTTTGCTCAATACGAGCATTGGGAGCGCCCAAGCCATCCCAACGGCTAGCAGAAGCGACGCGGAAAAGCGCGCCCAATCGCGAAGCCGAAAAAGCCCCCACCCGATTAAGGCCCAGAGGATTCCGATCGCAAGGGTCAGGTAAGGACTCGCGACCCTCAACCCGTATGCATAAGGCACGACCGTGAGCACTGCAAACCCTCCGGGCGCAATCAGCCTCATAACGCCGAACGAACAGAAATAGACTCCGGACAAGAAGCACAAACTCCCGATTGCCGTAACGCCCAGAGGCCGCTGCATGACGAACAGATTATTCAGAAGACTGAGGAAACAGTAAAGCTTAAACGGCACATCGGCGTATTATTGGTGCGCACTCACGAGGCTCGCCCATGAACCGAAGATTTCTGCTGATTTCGCTCGCTCTGCTTTCACTCACTCATCTCTGCGCAGCCCAGGCTACGATGAAATGGAAAATCCACGACCCCAACCGCCCGCTCCCGCCCGTCATCGATCCGGGAACCGCTAGTACTCAAGAAACACCCGGTCGCCCTCCTTCCGATGCCGTCGTCCTTTTCGACGGCAAAGATCTGTCGCACTGGGTCGACGCCGACGGCAAGCCCGCGAAATGGAAGGTCGAGAACGGCTACATGGAAGTCGTCGCCAAGACCGGAAACATTTCCTCGCGCGAGGCTTTCGGCGATTGCCAGTTCCACGTCGAATTCGCCGAGCCCACACCGCCTGAGGGAGAAAGCCAGGAACGCGGCAACAGCGGAGTCTTCCTGATGAGCCAGTTCGAAATCCAGGTGCTCGATTCGTATGAGAATAAAACTTACGCCGACGGTCAGGCCTCGGCAGTCTACGGACAGTATCCGCCGTTAGTAAACGCGTCGCGTCCACCGGGGCAGTGGCAGACCTACGACATCATCTTTCACCGCCAGCATTTCAAAGACGGCAAACTCTCCCGCCCCGCGCGCGTCACCGTTCTGCACAACGGAGTTCTCGTGCAGGACAACGTGGAACTCACCGGCCCCACCGCCCACGGCGAGCGCCCTCCCTACAAATCGGGCCCCGACAAACTGCCGATACAACTGCAAGATCACGGCCATTCCGTGCGCTATCGCAACCTCTGGATTCGCGAACTGAAGGAATAAACAAAAACTTAACCACAGAGGTGACAGGGCAACAGAGGAATCCTCTGTGAGACTCTATGTCCTCTGTGGTTAAGCCTTTAGGTTTTTGTGGCAAACTGATCTCATGCATCAGCTCACGCTCGGCGACTTCGAACTCAGCATATTTTCCGACGGCACTTATCCGCTCGACGGCGGCGCATTCTTCGGCGTGGTGCCCAAAATCATGTGGACGCGCAAACTCGCCTCCGACGACAAGAATTACGTCACTGCCGGATTGAACTCGCTCCTCATCCGCACCGGCAAACAAACCGTGCTGGTGGAAACCGGCATGGGCAACAAGCTCTCGGCCCGCATGGCCAAGTTTTACGGCCAGCCGGCGCAGCTGCTGACAAATCTCGCAGCCGGCGGGATCGCCCCCGAAGACATCGACATCGTCATCAACTCGCACCTGCACTTCGATCATTGCGGATGGAACACTGTCCGCGACTCGAACGGAAAGTTCGTCGCCACGTTCCCGCGCGCGCAATATTACGCGCCCGCAGGCGAATGGCAATACGCGCGCCATCCCAGCGAACGCGACGCCATTAGCTATATCTCCGAAAACTACGACCCGCTGGTCGAAAGCGGCCAGATGAAGTTGCTGCAAGGCGGAGAAGAAATCGTCCCCGGCGTTTCTGTCAAAACTTTCCCCGGCCACACGGCCCACATGCAAGCCGTGATTGTGCAGAGCCAGGGACGAACCGCCTGCTACATCTCCGATCTCATGCCCACTACTGCGCACATCGACCTGACCTGGGGCATGAGCTTCGACCTTTACCCTCTACAAACGATCGAGAGCAAAAAGCAATACTACGCGCAGGCGATCCCGGAGAAGTGGCTTACTGTCTTCACCCACGATGCCACTACCCCGTGGGCGTACGTCGAAAAAGACGACCTCGGCAAAATGGTTGCCAGAAAAGTCTGACCGGCTCGTACCAATTCCCGCGGCTCGACGGCTCAATTCATTTTCCGGCAACGCTATCTTGGCCATTCGCATCTGGAATAGGTCAGCTGATTCCGCGACCGCGGCGCAGATGCGCCGGCAACGAAAAATAATCTCTGCGAGGTTCAACAATGAAACGATTGCCAATCATTGGCGCGATTTGTGCCGCCTTCCTGTTTGCAGGAATTCTGCCCGTCTTTGCCCAGGACGAACATCGGGATGATCGACGCGACGAGAAAGAAGCACGGCAGGAAGAAAGGCACGACGAACATGCCCGTCGAATTTCAGACGAACATTTTCGGCAGCGCTTTGGCCGCGAACACCACTTTGCAGTTCGTCACGTCGAAGTGGTCGAGGGCAGGCCGCGCTTCAATTACGGCGGTTACCACTTTGAAATTGCGCAGCCTTGGCCAGGCGGATGGGCTTACAGCGACGACTGCTACATCGACTATGTCGACGGCGGATACTATCTGTTCAATCTGCGGCACCCGGGAGTGCGAGTTGCCGTCACCGTGCTGCCCTAAGCTTGTTTCACGAATGTGTTGGACGACAAATGTTCGACAACAATGCGCGACTCAGCGCGGGTTGCTCTCAACCTTCACGGGCGAGAGTACCCGCGCAACATAATTTTCCTTCGAAGAATTCTTCGACGCGCGCCAGGATCTCGGGCGCATTCTTCGATTCATAAATAGCCTTGCGCAATCCCGCCCCGCCCGGCACCCCGTGCGTGAACCACGACGCAAACTGCTTCATCTTCCCCACCGCGTCGGGCAACTCCTCTTCAATCAGCATCGAAAAATACGTACGGATCATCTGGTAACGATCGGCTTCGGAGGGCTGATCGTACATCTTCGTGCAGGCCGGCAAGTTCGTGGAGCCCCGGATGCCCCCATCCGGGGTGGCCGCACGCGATGCGTTCCCCGGCTCTTCGGAGCGGACGAGGGCGTCCGCCCTTCCATAAGTACTCCCTATCCCGGCACAGTACTGCTCGATCTGCCGAAAGATCCACGGATTCGACGGCGCACTTCGCCCAATCATCACCGCGTCACAGCCCGTCTGTGTCACCATCGCCCCGGCATCTTCGGGCGTTCGGATGTCGCCATTCCCGATCACGGGAATCTTCACCGCATCTTTGACGGCGGCAATCCACTCCCAGCGCGCGTTGCCGCTGTAGCCCATTTCGCGCGTGCGGGCATGTAGCGCCACCGCCGCCAGCCCGCAATCTTCCGCGATCCGCGCCAGTTCGACGCAGACAATTTCCTCGTCATTCCATCCGGCGCGGAATTTCACGGTAAAGGGAATCTTCACCGCAGCCTGCACCGCTTCGAAGATCCTGCCAATCGCCGGTAGGTCTCGAAGCAGCCCCGAGCCTCCGTTGCACTTCACAACTTTCTTCGCCGGACATCCCAGGTTCAAATCGACCAGATCGAAGCCCAGCCCCTCGACCATGCGCGCGGCTTCGGCCATCACATACGGATCGCTGCCAAAAAGCTGCGCCGAGATCGGATGCTCGTCTTCGTAAAAATGA
Proteins encoded:
- a CDS encoding alpha/beta fold hydrolase, with translation MPQSLIRAFVDSSADPKVQGYLHSPDVSNGNGLVLTHGAGSNAQAPLLIALAEIFCAAGFTVLRCDLPYRQSRSFGPPGPSDAARDRAGLKNAVLALNKIVTGSIFLGGHSYGGRQSSMLCAELSKEDLELVAGLLLCSYPLHPPGKPQQQRTQHLPELRTPTLFVSGTRDPFGSIAELEQAIKMIPAKTKLLPVENAGHDLGFKGKTKQEELPKRIFSEFTAFFPR
- a CDS encoding rhomboid family intramembrane serine protease, translating into MRRTGEPMTLSLPPFTKAVTWLLGINTGIFLLRYLLELMGLPARGFAIVYLSLIPLQVVGHGWIWQLVTYSFIHFEFMHWFGNMLGLWMFGSAFEGAWGTRRFVELYFFGVVGAAITTIGFSYAHVLGGNPGTPTVGASGGVFAILIAFGMLFGDQEIMMIPFPFLIKAKYFVGILIVVTLAFAMAGGGNVAYVAHLGGLLFGWLYVRRGPKPAMANVRFAERYYGLRNSYYRWKRRRAAKKFEVYMQKTENRQVHFDEHGNYIPPDDDVRKGNGGGKSGWVN
- a CDS encoding carboxypeptidase-like regulatory domain-containing protein — translated: MNRERFVLNFLVIACTLILALPAISGAPPDKKDKAVGRLLFGKVLDSQDNPLPDAIVYVTNTRTRSVKTYIVGADGTYRFPALSTAVDYEVYAQYKGKKSDAKSVSQFDDRPQVYLDLKVNLK
- the clpB gene encoding ATP-dependent chaperone ClpB; this encodes MPIRWDKFTVKAQEAVQRASQLASEHGNPELRPIHLLAALLEDKEGIVPPVLEKIGIGPQAVLSEVYRELDKLPKVSGEAAQATFSTEVNKLLEQAFKEAANFKDEYVSTEHLLLAITHLKRDIAQQILAQHGATYDAILKALTVVRGSQKVTDQNPEAKYQALERYARDLTEQARRGKLDPVIGRDEEIRRVVQVLSRRTKNNPVLIGEPGVGKTAIVEGLAQRIISGDVPEVLKNKRVVALDLGAMLAGAKYRGEFEDRLKAVLKEIEDSQGQIVLFIDELHTLVGAGASEGAIDASNMLKPALARGELRAIGATTLNEYRKYIEKDAALERRFQIVFVGEPNVEDTISILRGLKEKYEVHHGVRIKDSAIVAAATLSHRYITDRFLPDKAIDLIDEAASSLRIQIDSLPTEIDQLDRKATQLEIEKQALKKEDDVYSRERLAIIEKELAEIREKSNTLKANWKKEKDLIARVRALKEQIEKLRVEEQSELRKGNNERVAEVRFGLIPQAEQELARLSKQMESQGGQRMLKEEVDEEDVARIVSKWTGIPVSKMLEGEVKKLVTMEDRLRQRVVGQDAALERVANAIRRSRAGLSDPKRPIGSFIFLGPTGVGKTELARALAEFLFDDERALLRIDMSEYMEKHSVARLIGAPPGYVGYEEGGQLTEQVRRRPYAVVLFDEIEKAHPDVFNILLQIMDDGRLTDGKGRVVDFKNTILIMTSNIGSAFLQGEGERSEQQFEDASKQVLQALHASFRPEFLNRVDDIIVFRPLGKEQLVHIIELRLEDVRRLLADRKISLELTDAAKDLLFTQGYDPNFGARPLKRAIQKLVQDPLAMKILDGEVLHGDHIVVDADKRIGKMKFEVSKRVGETAEAKR
- a CDS encoding DUF1080 domain-containing protein: MNRRFLLISLALLSLTHLCAAQATMKWKIHDPNRPLPPVIDPGTASTQETPGRPPSDAVVLFDGKDLSHWVDADGKPAKWKVENGYMEVVAKTGNISSREAFGDCQFHVEFAEPTPPEGESQERGNSGVFLMSQFEIQVLDSYENKTYADGQASAVYGQYPPLVNASRPPGQWQTYDIIFHRQHFKDGKLSRPARVTVLHNGVLVQDNVELTGPTAHGERPPYKSGPDKLPIQLQDHGHSVRYRNLWIRELKE
- a CDS encoding MBL fold metallo-hydrolase; protein product: MHQLTLGDFELSIFSDGTYPLDGGAFFGVVPKIMWTRKLASDDKNYVTAGLNSLLIRTGKQTVLVETGMGNKLSARMAKFYGQPAQLLTNLAAGGIAPEDIDIVINSHLHFDHCGWNTVRDSNGKFVATFPRAQYYAPAGEWQYARHPSERDAISYISENYDPLVESGQMKLLQGGEEIVPGVSVKTFPGHTAHMQAVIVQSQGRTACYISDLMPTTAHIDLTWGMSFDLYPLQTIESKKQYYAQAIPEKWLTVFTHDATTPWAYVEKDDLGKMVARKV
- the dusB gene encoding tRNA dihydrouridine synthase DusB; translated protein: MGGVTIAPATVLAPMAGVTDTVFRRFIRNLGGCGLIMTEFTSADGVLRKKDQKAKRYLHFYEDEHPISAQLFGSDPYVMAEAARMVEGLGFDLVDLNLGCPAKKVVKCNGGSGLLRDLPAIGRIFEAVQAAVKIPFTVKFRAGWNDEEIVCVELARIAEDCGLAAVALHARTREMGYSGNARWEWIAAVKDAVKIPVIGNGDIRTPEDAGAMVTQTGCDAVMIGRSAPSNPWIFRQIEQYCAGIGSTYGRADALVRSEEPGNASRAATPDGGIRGSTNLPACTKMYDQPSEADRYQMIRTYFSMLIEEELPDAVGKMKQFASWFTHGVPGGAGLRKAIYESKNAPEILARVEEFFEGKLCCAGTLAREG